A single window of Pygocentrus nattereri isolate fPygNat1 chromosome 24, fPygNat1.pri, whole genome shotgun sequence DNA harbors:
- the erp44 gene encoding endoplasmic reticulum resident protein 44 isoform X2, translating into MKLTSFMPAHELHYFTLLLVTGLYTPVQGEITSLDAGNIDDILNNAGVALVNFYADWCRFSQMLHPIFEEASNVVREEFPEATQVVFARVDCDQHTDIAQRYRISKYPTLKLFRNGMMMKREYRGQRSVTAIADFIRQQQVDPISEIQNLEEFSKIDRTRRTIIGYFEQKNSDNYHTYEKVANILRDDCVFMAAFGEVSKPERFSGDNVIYKPIGESVPDMVYLGSLTNFDLIYAWAQDKCVPLVREITFENGEELTEEGIPFLILFHQKDDTDSLEKFQHEVARQLISEKGSINFLHADCDKFRHPLLHIQKTPADCPVIAIDSFRHMYVFPDFADLSVPGKLRQFVLDLHSGKLHREFHHGPDPTDSTPGQEENKEAASSPPESSFQKLAPSETRYTILRDRDEL; encoded by the exons ATGAAATTAACTTCATTTATGCCCGCCCACGAACTCCACTACTTTACCTTACTCCTG GTAACCGGACTGTACACTCCAGTGCAGGGAGAGATTACCAGTCTGGATGCAGGAAACATTGATGACATACTTA ATAATGCCGGGGTGGCTTTAGTCAACTTTTATGCAGACTG gtgtcGGTTCAGTCAGATGCTGCACCCTATCTTTGAAGAAGCTTCTAATGTGGTGAGGGAGGAGTTTCCAGAGGCAACACAGGTGGTGTTTGCCCGGGTGGACTGCGACCAACATA CTGATATAGCACAGCGCTACAGGATAAGCAAGTACCCCACTCTGAAGCTCTTTAGAAATGGGATGATGATGAAAAGGGAGTACAGAGGACAGAGATCAGTGACTGCCATTGCTGACTTCATCCGCCAGCAGCAAGTGGACCCTATCTCAGAGATCCAGAACTTGGAGGAGTTCAGCAAAATAGAT AGAACAAGACGAACCATTATAGGCTACTTTGAACAGAAGAATTCAGACAATTACCATACTTATGAAAAAGTGGCCAACATCCTGAGAGATGACTGTGTTTTCATGGCAGCATTTGG tgaGGTATCTAAGCCTGAGAGGTTCAGTGGTGATAATGTTATCTATAAGCCAATAGGAGAGAGTGTTCCTGACATGGTCTACCTGGGTTCACTAACAAATTTTGACCTCATTTACGCCTGGGCACAGGACAAGTGTGTACCCCTTGTCCGAGAGATCACCTTTGAGAATGGAGAG gagCTGACAGAAGAGGGCATTCCATTCCTAATTCTGTTCCATCAGAAGGATGACACGGACAGTCTGGAGAAGTTCCAACACGAGGTTGCTCGCCAGCTGATCAGTGAGAAGG GCTCTATAAATTTCTTGCATGCTGATTGCGATAAGTTCCGGCATCCTCTGTTGCACATCCAGAAGACTCCTGCCGACTGCCCTGTCATTGCCATTGATAGTTTCCGCCACATGTATGTCTTCCCAGATTTCGCCGACCTCTC GGTTCCTGGAAAACTGAGGCAGTTTGTGTTGGACCTTCACTCTGGAAAGTTGCATAGAGAATTCCACCATGGTCCCGACCCCACAGATAGCACCCCAGGACAG GAGGAGAACAAAGAGGCGGCCAGTAGTCCTCCAGAAAGTTCTTTCCAGAAGCTGGCCCCCAGCGAGACACGTTATACCATCCTCAGGGACAGGGACGAACTGTGA
- the erp44 gene encoding endoplasmic reticulum resident protein 44 isoform X1 codes for MKLTSFMPAHELHYFTLLLVTGLYTPVQGEITSLDAGNIDDILNNAGVALVNFYADWCRFSQMLHPIFEEASNVVREEFPEATQVVFARVDCDQHTDIAQRYRISKYPTLKLFRNGMMMKREYRGQRSVTAIADFIRQQQVDPISEIQNLEEFSKIDRTRRTIIGYFEQKNSDNYHTYEKVANILRDDCVFMAAFGEVSKPERFSGDNVIYKPIGESVPDMVYLGSLTNFDLIYAWAQDKCVPLVREITFENGEELTEEGIPFLILFHQKDDTDSLEKFQHEVARQLISEKGSINFLHADCDKFRHPLLHIQKTPADCPVIAIDSFRHMYVFPDFADLSVPGKLRQFVLDLHSGKLHREFHHGPDPTDSTPGQQEENKEAASSPPESSFQKLAPSETRYTILRDRDEL; via the exons ATGAAATTAACTTCATTTATGCCCGCCCACGAACTCCACTACTTTACCTTACTCCTG GTAACCGGACTGTACACTCCAGTGCAGGGAGAGATTACCAGTCTGGATGCAGGAAACATTGATGACATACTTA ATAATGCCGGGGTGGCTTTAGTCAACTTTTATGCAGACTG gtgtcGGTTCAGTCAGATGCTGCACCCTATCTTTGAAGAAGCTTCTAATGTGGTGAGGGAGGAGTTTCCAGAGGCAACACAGGTGGTGTTTGCCCGGGTGGACTGCGACCAACATA CTGATATAGCACAGCGCTACAGGATAAGCAAGTACCCCACTCTGAAGCTCTTTAGAAATGGGATGATGATGAAAAGGGAGTACAGAGGACAGAGATCAGTGACTGCCATTGCTGACTTCATCCGCCAGCAGCAAGTGGACCCTATCTCAGAGATCCAGAACTTGGAGGAGTTCAGCAAAATAGAT AGAACAAGACGAACCATTATAGGCTACTTTGAACAGAAGAATTCAGACAATTACCATACTTATGAAAAAGTGGCCAACATCCTGAGAGATGACTGTGTTTTCATGGCAGCATTTGG tgaGGTATCTAAGCCTGAGAGGTTCAGTGGTGATAATGTTATCTATAAGCCAATAGGAGAGAGTGTTCCTGACATGGTCTACCTGGGTTCACTAACAAATTTTGACCTCATTTACGCCTGGGCACAGGACAAGTGTGTACCCCTTGTCCGAGAGATCACCTTTGAGAATGGAGAG gagCTGACAGAAGAGGGCATTCCATTCCTAATTCTGTTCCATCAGAAGGATGACACGGACAGTCTGGAGAAGTTCCAACACGAGGTTGCTCGCCAGCTGATCAGTGAGAAGG GCTCTATAAATTTCTTGCATGCTGATTGCGATAAGTTCCGGCATCCTCTGTTGCACATCCAGAAGACTCCTGCCGACTGCCCTGTCATTGCCATTGATAGTTTCCGCCACATGTATGTCTTCCCAGATTTCGCCGACCTCTC GGTTCCTGGAAAACTGAGGCAGTTTGTGTTGGACCTTCACTCTGGAAAGTTGCATAGAGAATTCCACCATGGTCCCGACCCCACAGATAGCACCCCAGGACAG CAGGAGGAGAACAAAGAGGCGGCCAGTAGTCCTCCAGAAAGTTCTTTCCAGAAGCTGGCCCCCAGCGAGACACGTTATACCATCCTCAGGGACAGGGACGAACTGTGA